A stretch of Thermoflexus sp. DNA encodes these proteins:
- a CDS encoding pseudouridine-5'-phosphate glycosidase yields MGFSTKNTYFRFGPHVKEARARHQPIVALETVVVAFGLPQPANLQVAHEMEEAVRAEGAVPATIGLLDGQVVIGLTPAELERFAGDEHVRKVSRRDLPIVLARRQIGATTVAATAWAAARVGIRVVATGGIGGVHRGAPFDVSNDLPTLATEPVVVVCSGAKAILDLQATREWLETYGVPILGWGTETLPAFYSASSGLPVDARVDSAEEIARIAGIHWALGGKGILVTVPPPAPVAVPLDRLEGVVREALEEAERRGIRGWAVTPFLLARVAERTGGESVQVNHALLVENARIAARIARALEALSQEP; encoded by the coding sequence ATGGGTTTTTCCACCAAGAACACCTATTTCCGCTTCGGCCCTCACGTGAAGGAAGCCCGGGCGCGCCATCAGCCGATCGTCGCCCTGGAGACCGTGGTGGTCGCCTTCGGCCTTCCCCAGCCGGCCAACCTCCAGGTCGCCCACGAGATGGAAGAGGCCGTTCGCGCGGAAGGAGCCGTTCCGGCGACCATCGGGCTGCTGGATGGCCAGGTTGTGATCGGCCTGACGCCGGCTGAGCTCGAGCGATTCGCGGGAGACGAGCACGTCCGGAAGGTGAGCCGGCGCGATCTCCCGATCGTCCTGGCGCGCCGCCAGATCGGCGCCACGACCGTGGCGGCCACCGCCTGGGCCGCCGCGCGGGTCGGGATCCGGGTGGTGGCCACGGGCGGGATCGGCGGGGTGCATCGGGGGGCGCCGTTCGATGTTTCGAACGACCTGCCGACGCTGGCCACAGAGCCCGTTGTGGTGGTCTGCTCCGGAGCCAAGGCGATCCTGGATCTGCAGGCCACCCGGGAATGGCTGGAGACCTATGGGGTCCCGATCCTGGGATGGGGCACGGAGACCCTGCCCGCCTTTTACAGCGCGTCCAGCGGCCTGCCGGTAGACGCGCGGGTGGATTCAGCGGAGGAGATCGCCCGCATCGCCGGGATCCACTGGGCGCTGGGGGGGAAGGGGATCCTGGTGACCGTTCCTCCCCCCGCCCCGGTGGCGGTCCCGCTGGATCGACTGGAGGGAGTGGTTCGAGAGGCCCTTGAGGAAGCGGAGAGGCGCGGGATTCGGGGATGGGCGGTGACGCCCTTCCTCCTGGCCCGTGTGGCGGAGCGGACCGGGGGGGAAAGCGTGCAGGTGAATCATGCCCTGCTGGTCGAAAACGCCCGCATCGCCGCCCGCATTGCGCGGGCCCTGGAGGCGTTATCCCAGGAGCCGTGA
- the xseA gene encoding exodeoxyribonuclease VII large subunit, translated as MSEWEELEQAPITYLTVSQLAAHLKEAIESRFAWGDLWVEGEVGDLRPTAPGHIFFSLKEGRAQITCVIWRAQAARMAQLPANGQTIVARGRIGYYEDRGDCRLYVDRWLPIGLGQRFLALEALKRRLEAEGLFDPARKRVLPPFPRRIGVVTSPAGAALRDILNILRRRWPLAEVILSPTVVQGDDAPLSIATALETLQMVAGVDLAIIARGGGSNEELWAFNDERVVRAVASSPFPVVSGVGHAIDLTLTDAAADVHAPTPSAAAELATPDRDAVAAQIAGWRDRLEQAIRARLERAGQALATLRARLQAHTPERELYARRERLHRLRTRLEGAIRQQILQAEARWGYHQARLEALNPRAVLARGYALVRRADGRLVTRADQVQPGEPLTVQWIDGEVPVRVEGGSPG; from the coding sequence ATGAGCGAGTGGGAGGAACTTGAACAGGCTCCCATCACCTACCTCACGGTATCCCAGCTGGCCGCCCATCTGAAGGAAGCGATCGAATCCCGTTTCGCCTGGGGGGATCTGTGGGTGGAGGGAGAGGTGGGGGATCTCCGCCCTACAGCGCCGGGCCACATCTTCTTCTCATTGAAAGAAGGGCGGGCCCAGATCACGTGTGTCATCTGGCGGGCGCAGGCAGCCCGGATGGCCCAGCTGCCGGCGAACGGCCAGACCATTGTGGCGCGCGGGCGGATCGGTTACTACGAGGATCGGGGGGATTGCCGTCTGTATGTGGATCGCTGGCTTCCCATCGGCCTGGGCCAGCGATTCCTGGCCCTTGAGGCGTTAAAGCGTCGGCTGGAGGCGGAGGGGCTGTTCGACCCCGCCCGCAAGCGGGTGCTGCCTCCGTTCCCCCGCCGGATCGGCGTGGTGACCTCGCCGGCGGGAGCAGCCCTTCGGGACATCCTGAACATCCTCCGGCGACGATGGCCCCTGGCGGAGGTCATCCTCTCCCCTACGGTTGTCCAGGGAGATGATGCCCCCCTTTCGATCGCCACGGCCCTGGAAACCCTCCAGATGGTGGCGGGGGTGGATCTGGCTATCATCGCCCGGGGTGGAGGGTCCAATGAGGAGCTGTGGGCTTTCAACGACGAGCGGGTGGTTCGGGCGGTGGCATCCTCCCCGTTCCCGGTGGTCTCGGGCGTCGGCCATGCCATCGATCTCACCCTGACGGATGCCGCCGCCGATGTGCACGCGCCCACACCCTCCGCGGCAGCGGAGCTGGCCACCCCGGATCGGGACGCGGTGGCCGCTCAGATCGCCGGATGGCGGGATCGCCTGGAGCAGGCGATACGCGCCCGCCTGGAGCGGGCGGGGCAGGCTCTGGCGACCCTGCGCGCGCGCCTGCAGGCCCATACGCCCGAGCGGGAGCTTTACGCCCGTCGGGAGCGCCTGCATCGGTTGCGGACCCGGCTGGAAGGCGCGATCCGTCAGCAGATCCTGCAAGCGGAAGCCCGATGGGGCTACCACCAGGCCCGACTGGAGGCGCTGAACCCCCGCGCCGTCCTGGCCCGGGGCTACGCCCTGGTCCGCCGGGCCGATGGCCGCCTGGTCACCCGGGCGGATCAGGTCCAGCCCGGCGAGCCGCTCACCGTGCAGTGGATCGACGGAGAGGTCCCCGTGCGGGTGGAAGGAGGTTCTCCCGGATGA
- a CDS encoding SIS domain-containing protein, with amino-acid sequence MWVEQEIRQQPEVADRLIREGWEEARQIVNAVRRFQPALAVLAARGSSDNAARYGQYLLGAFAGLPAALATPSLFTFYRRPPRLDHAWVIGISQSGRSPDIVEVIREARRQGGWTLAITNDPASPLASAAHAVLPLRAGEERAVAATKTYTAQLIALALLVTAWTEDAAMREDLLRLPEAIAQALDTEEAAQEAAAFWQRVVHGVVIGRGFNYATAFEVALKLKELTYIVAEPYSSADFLHGPIALVEPGFPVFLIAPGPTFRSEMESLARWLREREAHLTLCSEDRGLLAMADVRIPLPPVPEWLSPMVAVIPGQWFAVSLAQWKGLDPDRPRGLQKVTETR; translated from the coding sequence ATGTGGGTGGAACAGGAGATCCGACAGCAGCCTGAGGTCGCCGATCGCCTGATCCGCGAAGGATGGGAGGAAGCGCGGCAGATCGTGAACGCTGTGCGCCGTTTTCAACCGGCGCTGGCCGTGCTGGCGGCGCGGGGAAGCTCCGACAACGCCGCCCGATACGGGCAATACCTGCTGGGGGCCTTCGCCGGTCTCCCGGCTGCCCTCGCCACCCCCTCTCTCTTCACCTTCTACCGCCGGCCTCCTCGCCTGGACCATGCATGGGTGATCGGGATCTCCCAATCCGGCCGCTCCCCGGATATTGTGGAGGTCATCCGGGAAGCTCGACGTCAGGGCGGCTGGACCCTGGCCATCACCAATGATCCTGCCTCTCCCCTCGCCTCAGCCGCCCACGCGGTCCTCCCCCTGCGCGCAGGGGAGGAACGCGCGGTGGCTGCCACCAAGACCTATACGGCGCAGCTGATCGCCCTCGCCCTCCTGGTCACGGCCTGGACCGAGGACGCCGCCATGCGGGAGGATCTGCTTCGGTTGCCGGAAGCCATCGCCCAGGCGCTGGACACGGAGGAGGCCGCCCAGGAGGCGGCAGCATTCTGGCAGCGGGTCGTTCACGGGGTGGTGATCGGCAGGGGTTTCAATTACGCGACGGCGTTCGAGGTCGCCCTCAAGCTCAAGGAATTGACTTACATCGTGGCGGAGCCGTATTCCTCGGCGGATTTCCTCCACGGGCCCATCGCCCTGGTGGAGCCGGGCTTCCCGGTGTTCCTGATCGCCCCGGGCCCGACCTTCCGCTCCGAAATGGAAAGCCTGGCCCGCTGGCTTCGGGAGCGGGAGGCCCATCTCACGCTCTGCAGCGAAGATCGCGGGCTGCTCGCCATGGCGGACGTGCGCATCCCGCTGCCTCCGGTTCCGGAGTGGCTCTCACCGATGGTGGCTGTGATCCCTGGCCAGTGGTTCGCCGTCTCCCTCGCCCAATGGAAAGGGCTGGATCCAGACCGGCCGCGAGGCTTACAGAAGGTCACGGAAACGCGATGA
- a CDS encoding MaoC/PaaZ C-terminal domain-containing protein, which produces MSKERAIPRGLYFEDLEIGWKVRTPGRTVTEADIVMFAGLSGDYTPLHTDAEYARGTIFGERIAHGLLGLAIASGLATRLGFLEETVEAFTSLEWRFRAPIRIGDTIHVEIEVAQKRPAPNGRAGFVIFHVEVRNQRGEVVQKGQWTLLVRARGAEGMDLEQR; this is translated from the coding sequence ATGTCCAAAGAGAGAGCGATCCCTCGGGGACTGTATTTCGAGGATCTGGAGATCGGCTGGAAGGTGCGCACCCCGGGCCGCACGGTGACGGAGGCGGACATTGTGATGTTCGCTGGGCTATCCGGCGATTACACGCCGCTGCATACGGACGCGGAATACGCCCGGGGCACGATCTTCGGGGAACGGATCGCCCACGGGCTGCTTGGCCTGGCCATCGCTTCAGGGTTGGCGACCCGGCTGGGATTCCTGGAGGAGACCGTGGAAGCCTTCACCAGCCTGGAATGGAGATTCCGGGCCCCCATCCGCATCGGGGATACGATCCATGTGGAGATCGAGGTGGCCCAAAAGCGCCCCGCGCCGAATGGCCGGGCAGGATTCGTGATCTTCCATGTGGAGGTTCGGAATCAGCGGGGCGAGGTGGTGCAAAAGGGCCAGTGGACCCTCTTGGTTCGCGCGCGGGGGGCAGAAGGCATGGACCTCGAACAGCGATGA
- a CDS encoding 2-oxoacid:acceptor oxidoreductase subunit alpha, with protein sequence MPKRFVSWMIGGPQGSGINVAAETLAKAFNRGGLYVFTNIEYHSNIMGKHSYYRVRVAEDPVHAPVEEVHLLAALDEETLFGDHHHNPEFPTHRGHVHEVVTGGGIIYDADLGDIRDRLKREDLRLYPVPYFEMIRRALEPFGKAAEYRQYDIMRNTVALGATLAVLDYDFDLVAEVIREQFKGRRARLADLNIQALRVTYDYVHEHFGNDFPWKVRKRERREDHILIRGVQAVALGKLQAGLGVQTYYPISPATDESTYLEAVQSKYNVVVIQTEDEISAINMAVGAAHAGARASTSTAGPGFALMPEGIGFAAITEAPGLVVFLYQRGGPSTGLPTRTEQADLGFALHPAHGEFPHIVIAPGDVVEAFYDSFEAFNWADRYQMPVIVLLDKYLASSYITVPRFETRHLVIDRGIRYPPAGQQDGYLRHAVTESGISPWVVPGTEGVIFWTTSDEHNPKGHISEGVVHRMEQMDKRMRKLELAAREIPDSKKFTLYGPADAQVTLVGWGTTKGAILDALEELATLNGLTFNFLQIRMMRPFPAEPVGAILRRARRVILIENNYSGQLGNLIREMTGFRIPQRVLKYDGRPFTVNEILEGVRRALKNDEERIVMISSEAREVIPWPTR encoded by the coding sequence ATGCCGAAACGGTTCGTCTCCTGGATGATCGGGGGGCCTCAGGGCAGTGGGATCAATGTGGCGGCAGAAACCCTTGCGAAAGCCTTCAATCGGGGTGGGCTCTATGTGTTCACCAATATCGAATACCATTCCAACATTATGGGCAAGCACAGCTATTATCGGGTCCGGGTCGCCGAGGATCCTGTCCACGCCCCCGTTGAGGAGGTTCATCTCCTGGCTGCGCTGGATGAGGAAACCCTCTTCGGGGACCACCATCACAACCCCGAGTTCCCCACGCATCGTGGACACGTGCATGAAGTAGTCACGGGGGGCGGGATTATCTACGATGCGGATCTGGGAGACATCCGGGATCGCCTGAAGCGGGAGGATCTGCGGCTTTATCCGGTGCCATATTTTGAGATGATCCGTCGAGCGCTGGAGCCTTTCGGCAAGGCGGCGGAGTATCGCCAATACGACATCATGCGAAACACAGTAGCTCTGGGGGCCACCCTGGCGGTCCTGGATTACGATTTCGATCTCGTCGCCGAGGTGATCCGCGAGCAGTTTAAGGGGCGTCGGGCCCGATTGGCGGATCTGAACATCCAGGCCCTACGGGTTACTTATGATTATGTGCACGAGCATTTCGGCAATGACTTCCCCTGGAAGGTTCGCAAGCGGGAGCGACGTGAGGACCACATCCTGATCCGCGGCGTGCAGGCGGTGGCGCTGGGCAAGCTTCAGGCTGGGCTGGGCGTTCAGACCTATTACCCGATCAGCCCGGCGACGGATGAAAGCACGTATCTGGAAGCGGTCCAGAGCAAATACAACGTGGTGGTCATCCAGACGGAGGACGAAATCTCGGCGATCAACATGGCGGTCGGTGCCGCCCACGCGGGCGCCCGGGCCTCGACCTCCACGGCGGGGCCGGGCTTTGCCCTGATGCCGGAGGGCATCGGTTTCGCGGCCATCACCGAGGCGCCGGGTCTGGTGGTGTTCCTCTATCAGCGCGGCGGCCCCAGCACGGGTCTCCCTACTCGCACGGAGCAGGCCGATCTCGGATTCGCTCTCCATCCCGCCCATGGAGAGTTCCCCCACATCGTCATCGCCCCCGGGGATGTGGTGGAGGCCTTCTACGATAGCTTCGAGGCTTTTAACTGGGCCGATCGTTACCAGATGCCTGTGATCGTGCTGTTGGATAAATACCTGGCCAGCAGCTATATCACGGTGCCTCGCTTCGAAACCCGTCATCTGGTGATCGATCGGGGAATCCGCTATCCGCCGGCGGGCCAGCAGGATGGCTACCTGCGCCATGCGGTGACCGAAAGCGGCATCTCCCCATGGGTGGTCCCCGGCACGGAGGGCGTTATCTTCTGGACCACCAGCGATGAGCATAACCCCAAGGGTCACATCTCCGAGGGGGTGGTGCATCGCATGGAGCAAATGGATAAACGGATGCGCAAGCTGGAGCTGGCTGCCCGGGAGATCCCGGACAGCAAGAAGTTCACCCTCTACGGCCCTGCGGATGCCCAGGTGACCTTGGTCGGGTGGGGGACCACCAAAGGCGCGATCCTGGATGCGCTGGAGGAGCTCGCGACCTTGAACGGGCTGACCTTTAACTTCCTCCAGATCCGGATGATGCGGCCCTTCCCGGCCGAGCCCGTGGGGGCGATCCTGCGGCGGGCCCGCCGTGTGATTCTGATCGAGAACAATTACTCCGGTCAGCTGGGGAACCTGATCCGGGAGATGACCGGATTTCGGATCCCCCAGCGGGTGCTGAAATACGATGGCCGGCCGTTCACAGTAAATGAGATCCTC